In the Malania oleifera isolate guangnan ecotype guangnan chromosome 1, ASM2987363v1, whole genome shotgun sequence genome, one interval contains:
- the LOC131160481 gene encoding short chain aldehyde dehydrogenase 1-like: protein MSSASSVVSNPMTKRLEGKVALITGGASGIGKSTVRLFARHGAKVVIADIQDNLGHSLCESTDSNGNISYVHCNVTSDSDIQNAVDMAISKYGKLDIMFNNAGIYPNSASTILATDDEDFKRVFEVNVFGAYLGAKHAARVMIPAKKGCILFTSSVTSVIGSLSTPHAYVTCKHAIVGLAKNLCTELGQYGIRVNCISPFAVGTQLFKNAKGLDDWQVEEVVSASTSLKGAVLKPEDIAEAALYLGSDESKFVSGINLVVDGGYTATNPVFAMAMQSLFS, encoded by the exons ATGAGTTCTGCATCTTCCGTGGTCTCTAATCCAATGACAAAACG GTTAGAAGGTAAGGTGGCATTGATCACTGGAGGAGCCAGTGGCATCGGTAAGAGCACAGTGAGGCTGTTTGCCAGGCATGGTGCTAAGGTTGTCATTGCTGATATCCAAGACAACCTTGGCCACTCTCTCTGCGAAAGTACTGATTCTAATGGAAATATCTCTTATGTTCACTGCAACGTGACCAGTGACTCAGACATCCAAAATGCCGTGGATATGGCCATTTCCAAGTATGGAAAGCTCGACATCATGTTCAACAATGCCGGCATCTATCCTAACTCAGCGTCAACAATCTTGGCTACTGATGATGAAGACTTTAAGAGGGTCTTTGAAGTCAATGTGTTTGGAGCATACCTGGGTGCCAAACATGCTGCAAGAGTGATGATCCCAGCCAAGAAAGGTTGCATTCTTTTCACTTCAAGCGTTACATCAGTAATAGGCAGCCTCAGCACCCCACATGCATATGTGACATGCAAGCATGCTATCGTAGGGCTTGCGAAAAACCTATGCACAGAGTTGGgacagtatggtatcagagtgaACTGCATCTCCCCATTTGCAGTTGGAACCCAACTGTTTAAAAATGCAAAGGGCTTGGATGACTGGCAGGTCGAGGAAGTAGTTTCTGCATCCACATCTTTAAAGGGGGCTGTTTTAAAGCCAGAAGATATTGCCGAGGCTGCCCTGTATCTCGGGAGTGATGAGTCAAAGTTTGTGAGTGGGATCAACCTGGTGGTTGATGGGGGTTACACTGCAACCAATCCAGTCTTCGCAATGGCAATGCAAAGCCTGTTCTCATGA